GGCACTTAAGTCCAGATTGATTTCCAATGTATCAAGGTCGCGATGATTGACACCGAGAATTACGTTGGTCACCTTGTCCGACTTGACAAGGTCCGATTCATCGTGGAGCTCCAAAAGGACGGACAGGCCGACTTCCGAAGCAAGCCCGCAGAGATTCTCAATTTGACCTTCAGACAAGAGTTTGGCAATGATAAGAACGGCATCAGCCCCGGCAGCCCGGGATTCAAGAATGTCATATTCATCCCAGAGAAAATCCTTGCGCAAGACAGGCAGCGCGGCGGCAGATTTCGCACGGTCAATGTATGACAGATCGCCGCAGAACGAGCCTTTCTCGGTCAGCACGGAAAGGGCAGCGGCTCCATTTTTCTCATAGCTATGCGCGACGAACTCCACATCGTGGTCAGCTCGCAGGATACCTGCACTTGGCGAGCGAAACTTTATTTCCGCGATGACAGCGGGGAGGTTCGTGCAGGACAGCGCACCGAAGAAGTCTCTGGCCGGTGGAGTATCCCTGCAGACGGCGCGCAAGTCTGCGGTTGAACGCGATATGACACGTGCCTTGAGACGTTTGTCAAGAATTGCATGCAGGAGATTCATGCGCAGCCGACTCTTGCAAGAAATTCCGCGAATTGACCGTTTACAATACATCTGCGGGCGATGACCACGGCGTCGCGCAAGTCCTCAGCCAGTCCGGATATCCAAAGTGCAGGGGCACAATTCGCGACAATCCACTCGCGCAGGTCGGGTTCGCGCCCGTTGGCGATATCGCGAAGTCGTACCGCATTGTTTGCTGCAGAGCTGCCATCTACTACTTCAACTTGGGATGGAATAAGGCCCCAGTCTGCGGGAGTCCATTTTCCTTCTGAAATGCCGCCGTCTTTCAGCATACAGTAGTACGTTGTTCCGCATAGTGAAATTTCGTCGAGTCCGCCTTCGGAATGACAGGCAATCACCCAATCGGAGCCGGAACGCGCAAGAGTTTCGATAACCGTCCTTAGCCAAATGGGGTTATAGACACCAATAATCTGCCGGCGAACTTGCGCAGGGTTGGCCAGCGGACCGAGCAGATTGAAAATCGTCCGTACACCGAGCTCTCTGCGCACCGGAGCGACGCTTTTCATTGCAGGATGGAAATTGGGTGCGAACAGGAACGCAAATCCGTGCTCACCGAGGAGCGAAGCCGCTTGTGCCGGAGACTCACAGAACGGCAGGCCAAGCGCCTCAATCACATCTGCGCTTCCGGATTTAGAGGAAACCGCACGGTTGCCATGCTTGGCAACTGTTACTCCGCAGGCGGCAGCAACCAGTGAAGCAGCCGTAGAGAGGTTGAAGCTGTGACTGCCGTCACCGCCTGTGCCGCACATATCGACAGCAGTTGCCTCGAAACCATCCACACGCGACATGTGACGGCGCATTGTAGAGAGAAATCCGCACAGTTCATCAACAGTTTCACCGCGGGCATGCATGGCGCACAAGAGAGCTGCGATATCCATCTGCGAGGCCTCGCTTTTGAAGAGCAGCTCGCAGCAGCGTTCCGCATCGTGAACCGCCAGAGTGCCGCCATGTACGACATACTTGAGGTAGTCTTTGAGAGTCACTTTGTCGCAGTCATGGCGATGAAGTTGGCGAGGAGTCGCTCGCCATCGGGAGTCAGTATGGATTCAGGATGAAACTGTACACCTTCGACGGGCAGTGATTTGTGGCGCAGACCCATGATTTCACCGGTTCCCGTGCGGGATGTAACGACCAGTTCAGCGGGCAAACCTTCCTGTGCGACGATCAGAGAATGATACCTTCCGGCCTCGAACGGGTCAGGCAATCCCTTGTAGATGGTTCTGCCGTCGTGAAATACTCGAGTGGATTTCCCGTGCACCAGTTCCGGCGCAGAAACGACGTTGCCACCGAAATGCAGACCAATCATCTGGTGGCCGAGACAGACACCGAGTATCGGAAGAATGCCGATTGAACCCGCAAGAATTGCCGGCATATTCCCGGCATCTTCCGGTCGTCCCGGTCCGGGCGAAAGAACAAGCCCTGCGGGATTCATGACCTGCAATTCCTGGCATGTAATTTCGTCATTGCGAGCAACTTCAACACGCACGCCGAGCTTGCCGATTGCCTGCACGAGGTTATAGGTGAACGAATCGTAGTTGTCAAGGACGAAGATCATGACTTTTCAAGCTGAGCCAAAGCGCGTTCGATTGCAGCTGCCTTGTGTTCGGTTTCGGCCAGTTCATTTTCCGGAGTGCTGTCGGCGACAATTCCAGCCCCCGCCTGATAACTGAGCACTCCGTCGCGCAGAACCGCAGTCCGCAACATGATACAGAATTCGGCGTTGCCGTCACTACCGAGGAAGCCTGCGGCACCGGAGTAGAATTCACGGGGGACGGGTTCGTTTTCAAGAATGAGCTGCAGTGCGCGAACCTTTGGCGCACCGGACACTGTGCCGGCGGGAAAAGACGCAGCGAGAGCGTCCGTCGTGAATTTCCCATCGCGTAATCTGCCGCGGATGTCGCTCACAAGATGCATTACATGACTGAAGCGATGAACCGATGCGAGGTCTCTGACTGCGACCGAACCGAACTCACAGGCGCGGCCGAGATCGTTGCGGGCAAGATCGACGAGCATCATGTGTTCAGCCCGTTCCTTCGGGTCAGAGACGAGTTCGTGTTCGAGCAGCTTGTCGGCAGTTTCGTTTGCTCCTCTCGGCCGCGTGCCGGCAATAGGATTGATGCGAACCTCGCGCAGACTCACACCGACTTGCAGTTCCGGAGAGGCGCCGATAAAGGTGCCGACGGGAGTTTCGTGATAGAACATGTAAGGAGACGGATTCACGCGCCGGAGCGAACGATAGAGTTCAAAGGCATCTCCTTCAGCAGGACGCTGAAATCGCTGTGAAAGCACGGCCTGAAAAATATCTCCGGCCACAATATGATGTTTTAGTTTGTCAACCGACGCGCAGAAATCCGCGGGCTCAAAACTGCTTGAACGATGCCCTGTTTTGAATGAACGCTTGACTGCCTGAACAGGTTTCTCGAGCGCTTGGGTAATCTCATGCAAAGTGACGGCGGATTTTGAATTGCCTTGTTCAGCGAGAATAACTTCATGCCGGAGGTGGTCGAAAATAATGATTTGCTCGTAGTTGCCGAGCCATGCAAGAGGAGTTGAGCTCTGCTTGCTTGCGTCCATTTGCTCCAGTTCATGAATCCAATCGAACCCGATTACTCCTATTAATCCTCCGTTGAAGGGAAGGTGTTGTTCATGTCGGGCAGTACAGTTCTGTTCGAACTCGCACAGCAACAGACGAAGGGGGCCAGTTTGCGAGATTGAAGGAATCGTCGCCGACGCCTTACCTGGAGCTTCAGCAGAAATGGCTCCGTCTGGATTCAGTCCAATAAAGGAGAATCGGCCGAATCTTTCACCGCCGGTGACGCTTTCCATAAGAAACGGTGCGCTTCCAAGGTTTCGAAGTTTCAAGAAAGCCGCGACCGGAGTCAGGAGATCGCCGGATATCGTATAAGTTTTCATTTGATAAGGTGGAAAAACAAAAGCCACGCCGTGTTCAAGCGTGGCTCTGGAATTTACAGATTTCTATTCGAAATTAGACAATACCAATCGCCACGCTGCCGAATTGCCAGCGCCAGCTCATGGACATGGTGGCGGAAAAAGGTGAATTCATAAGTTTTAGTTGATTATTCACAATATAATGTCAGGTCAATCGAAAGTCAATAGTAACCAATCAATTTTGGTAATGCCTCTCCTAATTTTAGAATGGGACTTGACGGACATGCTCTGGAAGTCAATTTGAGGTGCGAGAACCCGTCATAAAGTACTAATTTATAAAATATTAAAGGTGCTGACCCCGATATGAAACTCCGCTTTTTGAATCAGAATTAATTGAAGGAAAAGTTGAAGTTCCTTGACTTCGCGAGAGGATGCAAATATATTAGATATACTGCAACGCTACAACTTGTCAACATGAAAGGACGTGGAGCAGTTCCATGAAAAAGTTTAAGTATTTGTTAATTTGTTTGATGTTGGCCTTTGTTGGGGCTAGCACGGCAGAGGCTGCCATTGGCTGGGCAGGACAGATCTGGCCGACCAGTGGCCAAGTTCGCTTGCCGAATCAGAACATCGGAGTGTATGTTCAAGTTTGGAAGGCTGGCGTTACTGAAGCCCCCGGACCGGGTGCCGGAATCAGCGCTTCGCTATTCTACAAACGTGCCAGCGAAGGGTCTTACACATCGGTTCCCATGTCGTTTAACGTGCAAATCGGAAGCAACGACGAATGGTGGGCTGATATTCCAGCGGCCGCTTTGAATGGCGGCGAGGACGAATTGTTCTACGTGGAGATTTATGACGCGGAAGACGGTTCGACGTATACTGGTGCTCAGGATCAGGCCGGAAACAATCCTCCGTTCGTCCTGCATATTCAACCGGGCACGTCACGGGATGTTGCCGTGACCTTCCGAGTTGATATGAATTGCGTTAACCCCGATCTGTTTGACGGCGGCGTATTCTTCACGGGTGATTTTCTCGGTTGGAGTACGTGCAATCCAAATGGTTCGATGAGCGACGTTGACGCAGACGGAATCTGGGAAGGCACGTTCGTGTTCCCGGGCGGCTCGAATACCAGTGTTCAATATAAGTTCCAGCGTAACGACGGAGAGTTCTGTAACTGGGAGTGTGGCGGCAATCGTTTCTTCACCATTGACGATAGCAACCCGACTCAGACACTTGACATTCAGATTTACTGCTGCGAAGTCTGGGGCCCGAGTGAAATTTCGGGCGCAGGTTCCTACTGTGTCAGTCTTTGCTGCTGCTCGCAAGAGCTGTGGATTCGCCTAGTCACGTCGTATTCGAATCCCGTTATCACCGGTCTCGATTGGGTTTATGGCTGTGTCGAGTGCGGTAACCCGGATTGTACTCCCGGCAGTGGCGATATCATTTGGGATGTCCGTCAGGGCGAAGACATGAACTGGTATCTTGTGCTCTGTCTGCCGCCGGACGCAGGCCGTGCGATTCCGCCGGCGGAGGATGTTTATGCCGGCTGTTTCTGCATCACGATTGACGACATTTTGCCGGTGGAGATGGCGTCGTTTGATGCCGTGGCACTTGAGAATGCCGTGCGGATTGATTGGTCAACGGCGACGGAACAGGCGACGAGCCACTTCCTGCTTGAGCGTTCGACGGATATGAACAGCTGGTCGCTGGCAGCCCAGGTCGCAGCACGCGGAGAGAGTTCATCGGAGACACACTACAGCTACACCGATGAAAATGTCACAGTCGGTACGACGTACAGCTATCGTCTGACGATAGTTGATCTGGATGGCGCAGTTTCAGTTCATTCGCAGATTGTCAATGCCACGCCGTACGGTGCAGGCACAGTCAACGAGTTCGCATTGGCACAGAACTACCCGAATCCGTTTAACCCGGAGACGAATATCAGCTACACTCTGGCGAATTCGGCTAATGTTTCGTTGAAAGTGTACTCGGTGACCGGCGCAGAAGTCGCCATCCTTGTGAACGGCAATATGGAAGCTGGAAGTCACACTGTCAGCTTCAACGCGGCTTCGCTTCCAAGCGGTGTCTATTTCTACCGTCTCGACGCCGGCAGTTTCACTGCAACACGCAAGATGCTTCTGCTGAAGTAGTTATCTTCGGCAACAAATAAGAACAGGCCGCCCGATGGGCGGCCTGTTTTCTGTTTGGATAGTTGTCAGCCTAACGGAGCACCAGCGTTAGCGCCCCGTTCTTAAGTGTGCGATAAAGTGTGAGCGCGACTTCCCGATTCGTTTGAATGGAGAACTTGTCGTGGCCTTTGAAACTTTGGAGCCAAAGTCCGAGCTTCTCTCGAAAGGGGACTTTTACTTCGACCGGGTCATTCTCCGGTGTTGAGTGAACGAGCAGGGTGGGACCGTTTCGCCACGTGACTTCGAAAGCCACCGGAATCTCGCGCTGCAGAAGCGATGGATCCATATCCATGGCCTCGCTGACAATCTTCAGCAGGGAATCAGGAAATCGTGGTTCAAACTTGATCAGCCGGATACCGGCCGTTGAGAACAAAAAGACAGAATCAGGTGAGAAATCGTCAGCTAACGAAGCGATGTTCAGTTTGGCGGTCCCGGAGTCTTCGTGCAAAGTGGACACGACGGCGTTGCCGAGTTTCAGGACAAAACTTTCACTGCGCTTGTCGATGACGATGTAAGGATCGTTCGACTGCACAAGTTCATTTTGCGCGGCAAGCAGCTTCCACTCCTGCTTCAGACTGTCAGGCTGAGCATAAACCGCTTGCGCCGCACAGAACAGCATCAGCAGTTGAACACCCGTTAACTTAGAGAACATAGACTCCTGTTCCGATGGGGACACGATCGTAGAAGAATTTCAAGTCATCCGACCCCAATCTTACGCAACCGTGACTTACCGACATGCCCAAGAGCCGTTCATAAAGAGTTCCGTGAATAAAGTACCCGTCACCGAAGCCCAGCGCATAATCACCCATGACGTTGGGATCCAGCCGATCGGCATTGCTAGTCGGAATCGGTTCGTTTTCCTCCACAAATGCCCAATCAGGTTTGCGCCACCACGGTTCCACGATTTTGTTCTTGATAGCGAAGACACCCTGCGGTGTGTGGAACACCCACTTTTTGCCTGTCTTGGGATCAGTCAGCTCGCCTCCGGAACCGGTAGAACAGACGGCTTTGAAGTACACGGAATCAGCAGTTCGCAGATAGGCATGGTTTGTATGCGGATCAATGACAATGTACTTTCCCTTCGGAAGAGACTTTTCAAGATCCCTTTTGAGCCGCTTGATCTCCTTGGCGATACTCTTTTCATTGGGAACGGCATTCAAGACGGAGTCCAAGCGAGACATCATGTCAGGCGGCGGAATCTCCGCAGGCTTCTCCGCCAGGGCGAAAACGGATGCAGTCCCGATGATGAGAACAGCGATTACGCTAAGTACGACCCATTTCATCACAATCCCTCGAGTTTGCGTACGATGGTGACAGGTGTACCCACCCGGGCATATTTCATTAGTTCGAGCATATCGTGATCCGCCAATGCGACACAGCCGTCTGTCCAATTCTTGTTCTGACCGCCATGTCCGTGGATTTCAATGAGTTTACCGATTCCGGCTCGTTTTGAAATTCTGCCGCTCTTCTTGTTTGCGGCAAAACGCTTTTTGTCGTCGTCGTTTGGATAATTCAGCAGCAAAGCTTTGTAATACCGGCTCGAATGCTTCACTTCCGTGACCTTGTACCGACCCTCCGGAGTTGCCCCGTCGCCGGCGAACATCTTCTGGTAGGCCGCATTAAAGCCCAAATCAACCTTGTAGGACTTCAGCTTCTTTCCGCCATCGAACAGGTGGAGGCGGTGCTCTTCTTTATCAACGATAATAGCGACCGTGCCGTTCCGGCGGCTGTCTTCAAGGGTATTCGCCACCCAGTGCTTGGCGGCACGAATTCGCTCGAGTTCATCCGCGCCGTGATTGTTGATGGCCATACGGAGGGCGGCGAGCTGTTCACGGCACTCCTGCCCGGCATCCAGCGCCCCCTCAATATCTTCCTGCGCGAGCAGACTCATGGCGTTCATCTGGCTCATCTGTGCCAGGGTCCACAGCTTCTCAGCGCGATACAGCGTCAGTTTTGAATCAAGCGACTCCCGCCAGTTGTTCAAATCGTCAGTCAGAATCTTCAGTTCATGCTCGGCATTTGCAAGGGCAATTTCCCTTCTTGCTTTCGCCGAGTCTTCCGCAATTTGAGTCAGTGTCCGGGCATATGCAATAAGCGTATCCGTGGAGTCATAATTGCGCATGATCGACATCCTGCCCTGTTGAAAGGCCATTTCTTCACGGGCCTTCTGCAGCGCGACCTCTGCGGACTCAAGTTCTTCCTTGGCATATTTGCGGGGAGGACCGCTGCGCGCATTGGAGAGCGCCGATTCGGCGATCACCATGTCAACCAGCGGCGGTGTGTCGCACCCCAGCCATACCAGGGCAAGGGCAATCGGAGCGACAAGGATCAGTCGTCTGAGCATTCGATGCGAAAGCTAATGGTGCTATTCAAAAACAGTTTAGAGCGTGCAGGGAGCCGCGTCGTTGGGCGCGGCTCCCTGCAAAATTATCAGAAGTTACGGCCGCGTAGCGGCGACGCAATTACTTCTTTTTTCCACCCTTTGCCATTTCGGAGGCGCGGGTGATTTCGTTCATGATGTTGGTAACACGCTGTTGAACCGTCTGCATCTTGGTACGGGCTGACAGGTACTTGCCCTGATTGAACTCGGCAACCGCAGCGTCGTAGGCAGTGCGAGCGGCCGAGAGGTCGCTCTTGATGAGCTCGATGTCAGCCTTGTTTCCCTTGCCAACGGGAGCCTTCATCAGGGCGGTGTCGGCGGCGGCGAGTGCGGCAGTCAAAGTAGCTTGCATCGTAGTCAGTTCGTTCTTAAGACGCTCCTTCTCTGCGGCGGCAGCCGACGCTGCCTGGTTCGACATTTCCGTCGCCTTAACCAATTGCGCCTTGGCGGCGTCGTAGTTGCGGAACAGTGCGAACTTACCATCTTGCTCCTTGACAGCGGCCAAGCCGGCATTCAAGGTGTCGCGAGCGGCCTGGAACGCCTGGGCGGCATACTGCTCAGCTTCGGCAGTCTTGGCGGCTTGCAGCGCGGCATTTGCGGCATCAGCTTCAGCCTTGGGGGGCTCGGCACAACCTGCAAGGAACAGCAGGGGGGCGATCCAAAGAACGGCAAACAATGTCTTCTTCATGGTGTCCTTCCTAAACCCGGTTTGGAGTGGATTGACACGGAGTCGTTGCGGCCGGGTAACCTTGGCGGCCCGTGGGTCAACGGTTGCTAACCGTTCACCAACTATCATAAGATAAGAAAATTTCATTAAGAAAACAGCAATTTCACGCAGAAGTAGCCAGCAAATTGCTGTTAAACATGCTTAATGCCTCTCTTGCCAAATTGGCTTGCTCAGTTTCGGGCAGCATGGAAGCACGCTGGCGAATCAGTAAAGAAGCAAGTCCATGGACGGAGCCCCAAAGTCCGAGGGAGGCAGCCTCGGTACGAGTCTCTCGGAAAAGTCCCAACGCCTGACATTCAGCGACGGTTTTCATGAGCATTCTGAAGGCCCGTCGTCCATACCTCCATTCCGCCGTCTTAATGATTTTGGGCAGCGGAGTAAAGAGCATGAACATCAAATCGTAATACTCTGGCTCAGCCAACGCGAACTCCAAGTATCCTTCCAACAGACTCTTAAGTCTTTGTACCGGGTCCTTGATTTTTGCTCTATCTCTTTGGCGGGTAAAGAGTTTACGAAAACCTTCATTATGAAGGTCAAAGAGGATAGCATCTTTGTCCTTAAAATACAGATAGATAGTGGCAGGGCTGTATTCTATCTTCTCTGCAATCTTGCGGATTGAGACATTTTGAAAGCCATCCTCGGCGAAGAGATCCTTAGCAGCCTCGAGGATGGAGGCGCGCATCTCTTGCTTTTCTCTGAGCTTGCGATCAATGATCGTCACGGCGGCTTTCTGAACGCTGTTTACTAAAGGTACACAGTATAAAAAATAAACGCGTTAATGTCAACATCATTTTACAAAGTCAAGATACGTGCAACTAAAGACTTAGTTATTTATCTTGTAGTTTATGGAACAAAGTCACACCTCTTTCGCTGCCAAACAAGAGACATCGAGCATACTATTTCAAGTTGCTGTTTCTGCAGTATTTATTTCATTAATTATGACTCTGGGAGAGTCCCCGCCAACGTTACTTGAAGTCGCTGGGGAATATAGACTTGCGATCGTAGATTCACGTGGTGAAACCCTTGGGCATATTGAAGTTCGACCCTTGGGGTTGGATGGAACACTTCGCCTGGCCTTCGAACCCGATTCCGGCACGCGCAATTCAAGTTCGATTGAATGGTGGCAATTGGCTGAACGGGAGGATCGTCCCGGGTATCCACGAATTGACCCCCAAAGTGGCGGTTCGGGACTGCCCGGTGCAAAAGGAGAAGACGAAGATCCTGCCTACTATTCTGAAGCAGATCTTGTGAATCGGGAACTTCAAGCTGAGATTTTCAGGGACGGGAAGTTCTGGCTATTGGATAGACCAACCCTTGACAGCGGATTCCGATTTGAGTCTTGGCTTGTCGAACGGCTTGGGCCGAAGCAAGTGAGAAAGCTTGCAGGTCTTGAGTGGGGTGTTACTCTCAAAGATGGACGGATAAAGACTCTGCGGCACCCGCAGCCCATCAAACGCAAGTCGCGGTTTGACTGGCATGAATCGTTGCGAATCAGTGGATTCGGAGTGGGGTGGGAGATAAACAGAGCTACGCGGAGTAGATTACCATAATGGAGGATTAGATGAAAAGAGCTTTGCTTGTTTTGATGCTGTTGGCGGCACACGCTTCCTTCGCCGAACTTACGACTAACCCGCAGGGCGGATTCACTTCGACGCACGTCACGACTTTGCCGGGAAGCCCGGACGAAATCTTCGACGCGATGACCGGTGACATCTTGCCGTGGTGGGATCATCATTTTAGCGAGAATCCCAAGAGTCTCAGAATTGAGCCTTGGGTGGGAGGCAGGTTCATAGAGGAATTTGATGATGAAGGGAATGGAGCTCTTCATGCAACGGTTATTCTCTGTAACCGACCGAACATGATTCGGTTTGATGGGCCACTCGGACTAACCGGAAAGGCATTGACGCACGTTGTAACATATGAGTTCACGCCGCAGCAAGACAGCACCCAAGTTAAAGTTACTGTGCAGCTGAGTGGTGCCATTGACACAGAATGGGCGACGATTGTTGATGGTGTATGGAAACACTTTGTTATTGAAGCATTTCAACCCTATGTGCTGGCTGGCAGGCACAAAGACAAGCCAAGACTTACCCGATGAGCAAAGGAAAGAGCCCGGTGAATACCGGGCTCTTCGATTCTTGCATCGGGCTTACTTCAGCAGCAACATCTTGTTCGTGAATTGCTCTCCTTGTGTCATCAATCGGGTGAAATAGACTCCGCTCGACAATCCGCTTCCATCGAAACGAAGCTTGTGCTGACCCCGACTTATCTCCCGATCCAACAGCGTTTGTACAAGACGTCCGTTGACGTCAAAGATATCTACTCTCGCATTCCCCGTTTTTGCAAGCGAGAATGAGATGGTCGTTTCGGGATTGAACGGGTTCGGGTAGTTCTGGTGGAGCACGGCATTGGCAGGAACCAAATCAGGCTGCTCTTCGGCTGATACCGTTTGAGTTGTCCAGAAGATAACTTGACCGCTGGTGATGTAAACGGGTTGTGTGTGACCGGTGCTGTTGTAATTGCAATCCGGGCAGGTGACTCCGGAAACACATTCAGGATTGGTCGGGCGGCAAAGGTTTTCGTAAGCTTCGATAGTTGGCCAAACATCTATAGTTTGTCCGGGTACGACTTCGACAAACGGAATATCCCACGGATACACCCGGTCCCCCGGGCACCACCCGGCACGGTTAAACTGCCATGTTCCGCCTTGCGGGCTGCAAGCATTGACAGAGCAGTCATTTCTCCACAGGAGGTGTTCGAAATGGTCGGTACCAATCCACACCCCGTGAGTTTTTTGAGAGAACTCGGCAGCATTATGAGTGTTTCCCTGCCCGTGACCGGTAGTCCAGATGCGGACCGTTGCAAATTCGGCTTGCGCAGGTATCGGCACAAAGGAGATGTCAAGGTGATTCTCGACAGGATCGGCGGGGTCTCCGTACACCAGCCCGCCGAAGTTCCAGAGCTGCTCGACTGCAATAGGACGTAGCTGAAGGGGGTTTTCGACGAAGTAAAAGGTGCAAGTTACCAACCAGCCTTGATTTCCACCAACCCACGTATCCACAAAGCTGTGAAGAGTGACCTGGCCTCTGAGCAGGGATTGATAATCAAGCATGTCGAATGTCCATTCGCAGTGTCCCGGGCCTCCTCCGCCTGTGATATCATACGGTGTAATAACACGAGCAATTTCAATATCTTCGTGAGTCGAATCTGTTAGCGGACGTTGGACAAACAGGCGGGCTGTTCTGTCCCAGGGGTCGCAATCGCCCGGTGAACTTGGACAATCCAAGCGATACACCATGTAGATCTCACTGAACTCAACATCCCAACCGGGGAATTCAAAAACCTCCACGACGTCCCGGCCGCCGGCACCGAAGTTCTGGAGTCTTTGAGCGAAAGTAACAACCACGGTTGTGTCACCCGGGTCGGCCCAGACAGGGATTGACAGTGCAAGAAAAAGAAAAGAAGCAAGCGTTCGCATTACGGTCTCCTTGAATTCTGATAGATTCAATTTAGGGAACCTTACCGAACAAAACAACTTGCTCATATTTGAACAATTCTGAAGAAAAGGGGGGGTATCCGTTGACTATCCGACAAGGTGTTCGTAAATTGCGGTAGAAACAACGCAATTCAAAGGAGCAAAGCTATGAAACTGCTTGGAACTTTGGTTTTGATTGCTGGATTTGTCCTGCCAGGATTTGGTGCCTATCCTCTTGGTGTCGGGATTCACGGGGGGTATGACATGCCCGTAATACAAGAGGATGTTGGTGCCGGACCGGTTTTCGGAGTATCAGTCCGAGGGAACATTGTCGGGCCGCTGCACGGCCAGCTCTTCTTCAGGAGCACATCTCAGGCAGACGTGGAAGAGGACATTGATTTCCCAAACGAGCCAACATTGACCATACCGGGTGGTTCACTGACTGGATTTGGACTGAATCTCCTGTTGGCAAAGAAGACTCCCGCATCCGTTTGGCCCTATCTTCAACTCGGTGTTTCCACAAACACAGTGTCGCCGGGAGTTGATTACAAGGAAGAAGAGAGTCTTTCCGGCATTAGCGGCGGCGGTGGCGCGGGTTTCAACCTCTATCAGCGAAAAGTCTATCTTGACGTGAGCACGTCCTTGCTGGTCATGCCGTTTCATGACAACAAAGCCTCGCGCAAGAACTGGCAGACGATGCTTGGTGTGCAGTATTTCATTCCTATCAAAGGCAAATCAAATTAAGCGGAGCAGAAGGAGAAACACATGAAGACGATACTTTGTATTCTTGCCGCTTCGCTGGTCTTTGCATTGAGCGGATGCGGCTTGACCTCGGGAACGGCCTTTGTTTCGCAGGAAGTGGACGGAGTGATTACCACGGACACTCGTCCGGGCGGATTGCGCGGCGAAGGCGCTCTCGATACTCAAATGGAAGGTGTGGTCGTAGATCTGACGGACAACAGTGATTGGTCGGATTTCACGATTGAAGGGGTCGAGGACGGCTGTATAAGTGTGCATGCTGAGAATCACCTGAATACGCCCGTCTCGGGAGAGATTTGGATTGTGATGGATACGGAGTTTGACCCGGCCGGCGATCCCGATGCGGTTCGCAATCATTCCGGCGCGTTCAAGGTTTTTGAAGGCATGGCCTTGGCGCCGAATGAAATCAAACAATTCACCTGTTTCGAGACCATAGCTCTGCTGCAAAACACAGATCGGTTGGTGGATGCAGTGCGTGAGGGTCGCTTTCAAGCCTTCGGTTTGGGCAACGAGGATGTTTACTGCTTCACATTGACTGGGATCGTATTCGGATTCCACATTACCGGCAGCATTTAAGCCGAAAATTAGTTTTTACCCACGCCCGGCAGGAAACTGCCGGGCGTTTTCATTATCGGGAAC
This genomic interval from bacterium contains the following:
- a CDS encoding indole-3-glycerol-phosphate synthase; its protein translation is MNLLHAILDKRLKARVISRSTADLRAVCRDTPPARDFFGALSCTNLPAVIAEIKFRSPSAGILRADHDVEFVAHSYEKNGAAALSVLTEKGSFCGDLSYIDRAKSAAALPVLRKDFLWDEYDILESRAAGADAVLIIAKLLSEGQIENLCGLASEVGLSVLLELHDESDLVKSDKVTNVILGVNHRDLDTLEINLDLSARLFPLMNGIKVAESGLRSREDLLLMRSRGADAVLIGTSFMCHSDPGAALARCLK
- the trpD gene encoding anthranilate phosphoribosyltransferase; this translates as MTLKDYLKYVVHGGTLAVHDAERCCELLFKSEASQMDIAALLCAMHARGETVDELCGFLSTMRRHMSRVDGFEATAVDMCGTGGDGSHSFNLSTAASLVAAACGVTVAKHGNRAVSSKSGSADVIEALGLPFCESPAQAASLLGEHGFAFLFAPNFHPAMKSVAPVRRELGVRTIFNLLGPLANPAQVRRQIIGVYNPIWLRTVIETLARSGSDWVIACHSEGGLDEISLCGTTYYCMLKDGGISEGKWTPADWGLIPSQVEVVDGSSAANNAVRLRDIANGREPDLREWIVANCAPALWISGLAEDLRDAVVIARRCIVNGQFAEFLARVGCA
- a CDS encoding aminodeoxychorismate/anthranilate synthase component II; this translates as MIFVLDNYDSFTYNLVQAIGKLGVRVEVARNDEITCQELQVMNPAGLVLSPGPGRPEDAGNMPAILAGSIGILPILGVCLGHQMIGLHFGGNVVSAPELVHGKSTRVFHDGRTIYKGLPDPFEAGRYHSLIVAQEGLPAELVVTSRTGTGEIMGLRHKSLPVEGVQFHPESILTPDGERLLANFIAMTATK
- a CDS encoding anthranilate synthase component I family protein, whose protein sequence is MKTYTISGDLLTPVAAFLKLRNLGSAPFLMESVTGGERFGRFSFIGLNPDGAISAEAPGKASATIPSISQTGPLRLLLCEFEQNCTARHEQHLPFNGGLIGVIGFDWIHELEQMDASKQSSTPLAWLGNYEQIIIFDHLRHEVILAEQGNSKSAVTLHEITQALEKPVQAVKRSFKTGHRSSSFEPADFCASVDKLKHHIVAGDIFQAVLSQRFQRPAEGDAFELYRSLRRVNPSPYMFYHETPVGTFIGASPELQVGVSLREVRINPIAGTRPRGANETADKLLEHELVSDPKERAEHMMLVDLARNDLGRACEFGSVAVRDLASVHRFSHVMHLVSDIRGRLRDGKFTTDALAASFPAGTVSGAPKVRALQLILENEPVPREFYSGAAGFLGSDGNAEFCIMLRTAVLRDGVLSYQAGAGIVADSTPENELAETEHKAAAIERALAQLEKS
- a CDS encoding T9SS type A sorting domain-containing protein, which encodes MKKFKYLLICLMLAFVGASTAEAAIGWAGQIWPTSGQVRLPNQNIGVYVQVWKAGVTEAPGPGAGISASLFYKRASEGSYTSVPMSFNVQIGSNDEWWADIPAAALNGGEDELFYVEIYDAEDGSTYTGAQDQAGNNPPFVLHIQPGTSRDVAVTFRVDMNCVNPDLFDGGVFFTGDFLGWSTCNPNGSMSDVDADGIWEGTFVFPGGSNTSVQYKFQRNDGEFCNWECGGNRFFTIDDSNPTQTLDIQIYCCEVWGPSEISGAGSYCVSLCCCSQELWIRLVTSYSNPVITGLDWVYGCVECGNPDCTPGSGDIIWDVRQGEDMNWYLVLCLPPDAGRAIPPAEDVYAGCFCITIDDILPVEMASFDAVALENAVRIDWSTATEQATSHFLLERSTDMNSWSLAAQVAARGESSSETHYSYTDENVTVGTTYSYRLTIVDLDGAVSVHSQIVNATPYGAGTVNEFALAQNYPNPFNPETNISYTLANSANVSLKVYSVTGAEVAILVNGNMEAGSHTVSFNAASLPSGVYFYRLDAGSFTATRKMLLLK
- a CDS encoding L,D-transpeptidase, yielding MMKWVVLSVIAVLIIGTASVFALAEKPAEIPPPDMMSRLDSVLNAVPNEKSIAKEIKRLKRDLEKSLPKGKYIVIDPHTNHAYLRTADSVYFKAVCSTGSGGELTDPKTGKKWVFHTPQGVFAIKNKIVEPWWRKPDWAFVEENEPIPTSNADRLDPNVMGDYALGFGDGYFIHGTLYERLLGMSVSHGCVRLGSDDLKFFYDRVPIGTGVYVL